GCCAGGAGCCGCCGTAGTTCCCGACGAGGTGGTCGTACTTCTTCAGCTCCGGGTAGGCATGCGCCGGGAGCATCTCACCGTGGGTGTAGACGTCCACACCTGTTCCTGCCGTCTGTGCGAGGAGATCGGCAAGGTCTTTGAGGTCGTGGCCGGTGACGAGGATGCCCGGGCGCGTGCCCGCTCCGGTGCTGACCGTTGTGATCTCCGGGGTCCCGAAGGCGGCGGTATTTGCTCTGTCGAGGAGGGCCAGAGTCTTCACACCGATCTCGCCGCATTTGAGCACGAGAGTGACCATCTCGTCCGCAGTGTGATCGTGCAGCGTGGCTGCGAGGCCCTCCTGCAGGAAGGTCGTGATCTCCTCATCCCTATAGCCGAGGACAGAGGCATGGTGGTAGTAGGCACCCATCCCTTTGAGCCCAAAGACGAGGAGGTCGCGAAGCGACTGCAGGTCGGCATCAACCATCTCCCGTGCAGCAACGATCTCCTCTGCCTTTGCCGCGATCGCCGCCTGACTCTCCGGAGTCCAAGTGCAGGCGTCAGGCTCCGCGCTTCCGGCGGGCGGGAGGGCGTCGCGGATGCGGGCCGCTTCCCGGATTTTATCCTCAAACCTTGCAGGATCGAAGTTCACATTGGTCAGGGTGGCAAAGAGGCATCCCGCGATGAACTCACCGACCTCTGGATCTCCACCACCGTTCTTTATCGCCGCGAGGTTCCGGACGGAGAGCCCCTTGAGGAGATAGATCAAGACGTCCTGGAGCCCGGCAGTCTCCGCATCCTTGCCGCAAACACCGCGCACCGTGCAGCCAAGGCCTTTTGCCGTCTCTTCGCACTGGTTACAGAACATTCATGTTCACCCATTAGTATCTTTTTGATACAAGATATCAATTAGACACCAGGGTATAAGTAAGAGAAGGTTTCTCTAATTATACCATGCAGGACGAGTGTACGGTCAATCAGACCGTTACATATCTAGGAAAAAAGTGGATGCTCCTGATCATCCTCGAACTCTACAAGGGAGACAACTACACCCGGCGGTTCACCGAGATAAAGGAGCGGCTCCCGGGGATCACGGCAAAGGTCCTCTCTGCCCGCTTAAAGGAACTTGAGGAGGAAGGTCTCGTCGAGAGAAGAGTGGAGGCCCGATCATTCCCCGTGAAGACCGAGTACACGCTCACCGCAAGCGGGCTTGAGCTGGTCGGGGTGATCCGGGAGATCAAGCGATGGGCGCTCAGGTGGAAGATCGAGAACCGCGCGTGCGGGGCACAGGACTGCCGGGACTGTGTACTGTGAGAGCCGGAAACCGGCTCCCTTCAGTTCTAGTGCCCCTTGAAACCTCTCCTCAGATCACGCCCATATCCGAGAGCCGCGCCGGCAGGTACTCTTTCGTTACGAAGTCGAGCCCCCGGCTCGCAAACGCCTGCTGTTCTGACTTCAGTTTTATATCGAGTTGCAGGTTGATCTGGGTACGCCAGTAATCGGTCGCAAACCTGGGATCGGTCAGCTCAGCCTTCAGAGCATTGATATCCTTCTCGGAGAGGTGGTCGGCGGGGAGGTTGTAGTCAACGATATCGGAGGGCTGCACCCCGATGAACTGCGCCTGCGGGGTCGCGAGAAGTTCCGACATGTGGGCGCTCTTGATCGAGCCGTAAGCGACGCTCGCGTAGATCCGGTAGGACCATGGATCGCCGTCGGTGAAGACCACGACGGGGAGGTTGAGCGACTCGTTGAGTCTCCGTAAAACCCGTCGCGTGGACCGTGCCGGCTGCCCTTTGAGGTGGACCAGGATCGCCCCGTAGTCCTCATCGAACCCGTTCTCCATCAGACGGGCGTACATACCGCCGGTCTCGATGGCAATGACGAACTTCGCATCGTGATCGACGAATTCGAGATTATCGACGTTATTTGGAATGGGATAGCCCGCCTCCCCGACGTCCTCCTGGCAGTGAAGTTCTTTGACACCTCTCCGGGTGGTCTCCCGGATCCGCAGGGGACCGAAGATCGAGGCTCCGTCCTCCTCCGGCCGGAGGTGGAACGCTTCCCGCTGCATCTCGGTGATGATCTCGAGATCCTCGATGAGGAGGTTGCTCTCGTCCTGGGCGGCGAACTTCGCTTTCTTCCAGCCCTCGGAGATGTAATACAGTTCTCTCAAGGTCGACGATCGGTTCTCTACAAGTTGACTCTTCAGGAACCAGATGACGTAAGCCATCTTCAGCAGGTGGATCGCGCCTTTTTCGGTCGTTGCCGTCCGGGTGCTCTCCCGCTCGCCGTACTTCCAGACATCGCTCTCGTCGTCGTATGCGATATTATGCTTCGTCCGCGTCGGCAACCGGATGAACGGCACGATGCCGTCCCGCATCTGGTCGTACCATTCGCGGGCGATACTCATCAGCCGCTCTTTTGCAAGTGCATCCATCTCTTCCCTAGACATCGAGATCCACCACCACCTTCTTTTCATCCTCCACGCCGCGCAGATCGAGCGTTCCATCGCCCGACCCCGTGTAGACCACCCGCCAGACCTCACCAGGCCCAAGCGTACGCCGCCAGACCTTGTTGTAATCCCCGTCTATTTCGTCCACGAAGTCAGGCCGGGGATCTGCGTCGTCGGCCGAATCCCGGGAGAGGTTGTAGAGGACGAAGGTGACCTCTCTTTCAGTGTAGTTGTTCACGTCGATACGGACCTTCCCATCGATTGTCCGCTTCTTCGCGACGACCTTACGCATGATCCTGCCCTCGATCGGTGAAGTGTCCACCAGGGGGAGTTCCACGATCTCGCTCACTTTCGCGGCGATCTCGGGGATGACCGAGCAGATAGCTCTCGCGCGGTCGTCCTGCTGCTTCTTCCTCTCGCGGCGGGAAAGATATGTCTTGAGCTCCCGGCCGAGTTCCTGGAGAACGAGAACGATCTCCCGCTCGATCTCCGGGATGGAGGCGACAGCGTCCTTGCTCTCGCTCGTGAAGGGGACGTTCGTAGACGCCACGTGGACCATGATGAGCACCGGACCCATGGGGAGGCCCTGCTGCGAGAGGCCGTAGTTCTTCCAGTTCACCTGCGAGACGCAGTTTGTGATTGCACAGGCACCCTGCTGGTAGAGAAGGGGGACGCGATTTGCGAATCGAAAGATCTGGGCGCTCCCTTCAGGGGGGATCTTGCCACCGTAGCCGATCGCCGCCTCGATGATGAACGGGTGCCCGCCGTAGACCATGCTCGGGCGCGTCCGGGCCTTGATGAAGTCGAGTTGGATCTCCTTCTCAAGCCCCTTGCAGATCAGGTCCTCGCCGATAGGGGAGAGGCACTGCTGCGCCGGCGGCGCCGGAACTTTCACGGCCTGCATGGCATCGAGGAGCCGGGTCAACTCCTCAGGTTCGAGCTTCTTTACCTTCTGGGTGGGTTTGAGCCCGGCAAGCGCGATCATCTCGTCGGCGGTCTTCTTC
This window of the Methanoculleus thermophilus genome carries:
- the hcp gene encoding hydroxylamine reductase, whose amino-acid sequence is MFCNQCEETAKGLGCTVRGVCGKDAETAGLQDVLIYLLKGLSVRNLAAIKNGGGDPEVGEFIAGCLFATLTNVNFDPARFEDKIREAARIRDALPPAGSAEPDACTWTPESQAAIAAKAEEIVAAREMVDADLQSLRDLLVFGLKGMGAYYHHASVLGYRDEEITTFLQEGLAATLHDHTADEMVTLVLKCGEIGVKTLALLDRANTAAFGTPEITTVSTGAGTRPGILVTGHDLKDLADLLAQTAGTGVDVYTHGEMLPAHAYPELKKYDHLVGNYGGSWPFQREEFERFNGPVLVTTNCLVPPKDTYRDRVYTTGPVGFAGVKHIGASSDGKKDFSPLIEHAKCCEPPQDLSRGDLVTGCAHAPVLAIADTVVNAVKSGAVKRFIVMAGCDGRYSGRDYYTRFAEALPADTIILTAGCAKYRYNSLGLGTIGGIPRVLDAGQCNDSYSLVVIAQALAKAFGVGVNELPVSYNIAWYEQKAVLVLLSLLSLGIKDITLGPRLPGFVSPGILKVLVENFGIKGITTVEEDLARMVPGN
- a CDS encoding winged helix-turn-helix transcriptional regulator, which codes for MQDECTVNQTVTYLGKKWMLLIILELYKGDNYTRRFTEIKERLPGITAKVLSARLKELEEEGLVERRVEARSFPVKTEYTLTASGLELVGVIREIKRWALRWKIENRACGAQDCRDCVL
- a CDS encoding DNA topoisomerase IV subunit A, with protein sequence MSREEMDALAKERLMSIAREWYDQMRDGIVPFIRLPTRTKHNIAYDDESDVWKYGERESTRTATTEKGAIHLLKMAYVIWFLKSQLVENRSSTLRELYYISEGWKKAKFAAQDESNLLIEDLEIITEMQREAFHLRPEEDGASIFGPLRIRETTRRGVKELHCQEDVGEAGYPIPNNVDNLEFVDHDAKFVIAIETGGMYARLMENGFDEDYGAILVHLKGQPARSTRRVLRRLNESLNLPVVVFTDGDPWSYRIYASVAYGSIKSAHMSELLATPQAQFIGVQPSDIVDYNLPADHLSEKDINALKAELTDPRFATDYWRTQINLQLDIKLKSEQQAFASRGLDFVTKEYLPARLSDMGVI
- a CDS encoding DNA topoisomerase VI subunit B, whose translation is MVLAEDLAKQQRSISVAEFFEKNKHLLGFDSPTRGIITTIKEAVDNALDACEEAEVLPDIFISIKRVDTEVYRITVEDNGPGIVPENVPLVFGKLLYGSRFHQIRQSRGQQGIGISAAVLYAQLTTGTPARVTSRTGAKVRAHQFELMIKTETNEPEIISHEEIDWDRTHGTRIEIQFKSSLAAKKRLMDYLRLTAIVNPHARITAEIDGEVTVFERVANEVPPCPKSILPHPHGIEFGALKRLAAASTGTVEEFLIGSFSRVGKKTADEMIALAGLKPTQKVKKLEPEELTRLLDAMQAVKVPAPPAQQCLSPIGEDLICKGLEKEIQLDFIKARTRPSMVYGGHPFIIEAAIGYGGKIPPEGSAQIFRFANRVPLLYQQGACAITNCVSQVNWKNYGLSQQGLPMGPVLIMVHVASTNVPFTSESKDAVASIPEIEREIVLVLQELGRELKTYLSRRERKKQQDDRARAICSVIPEIAAKVSEIVELPLVDTSPIEGRIMRKVVAKKRTIDGKVRIDVNNYTEREVTFVLYNLSRDSADDADPRPDFVDEIDGDYNKVWRRTLGPGEVWRVVYTGSGDGTLDLRGVEDEKKVVVDLDV